In Eretmochelys imbricata isolate rEreImb1 chromosome 4, rEreImb1.hap1, whole genome shotgun sequence, a single window of DNA contains:
- the CCNG2 gene encoding cyclin-G2 codes for MKDLGAEEQMSNEAFWLFKQLNLHLEQELKFQPREKGLSLIERTAENENTLCPRLRNAKVEDLWSLTSFFGFTTETFVLAVNILDRFLALMKVKPKHLSCIGVCCFQLASQVIEEECNIPSTHDVIRISQCKCTVSDLKRMEKIISEKLHFEFKATTALTFLHLYHTIVLCHTSERKEILNLDKLEAQLKACNCRFVFSKAKPSILALCLLTLEVQTLKSIELFEIVLRVQKHSKISDSDLLYWRELVSKCLADYSSPECCKPDHKKLVWIVSRRTAQNLQNSYCSVPELPTIPEVGCFNESESEDSCEDMSCGEESLSSSPSDLEGNFFFDLKPKST; via the exons ATGAAGGATTTGGGGGCTGAAGAACAAATGAGCAATGAAGCTTTCTGGCTGTTCAAGCAGTTAAATCTACATTTGGAGCAAGAATTGAAGTTTCAACCTCGGGAGAAGGGGCTGAGCCTGATTGAGCGCACTGCTGAG AATGAAAACACTTTATGTCCAAGACTAAGGAATGCCAAGGTTGAAGATCTGTGGAGTCTGACCAGTTTTTTTGGATTTACAACTGAAACGTTTGTCCTGGCTGTCAACATTCTGGACAGATTCTTGGCTCTTATGAAG gtgaaaCCTAAGCATTTATCTTGCATTGGAGTCTGTTGTTTTCAACTGGCTTCCCAAGTCATTGAAGAGGAATGCAATATTCCGTCCACTCATGATGTCATCCGGATTAGCCAATGTAAATGCACTGTTTCCGACCTGAAACggatggaaaaaataatttcagaaaaaCTGCACTTTGAATTTAAAGCTACTACTGCCTTAACCTTTTTGCACTTGTACCATACTATTGTACTCTGTCATACCTCAGAAAG GAAAGAAATCCtgaaccttgacaaattggaagcACAGCTGAAAGCTTGCAACTGCCGATTCGTCTTCTCTAAAGCAAAA CCATCCATATTGGCCTTGTGTCTTCTCACTCTGGAAGTTCAGACTTTAAAATCCATTGAGCTGTTTGAAATTGTTCTGCGTGTTCAAAAGCATTCAAAG ataaGTGATAGTGACTTACTCTACTGGCGAGAGTTGGTTTCCAAATGCCTAGCAGATTATTCTTCTCCTGAATGTTGCAAACCAGATCATAAGAAGTTAGTTTGGATTGTTTCAAGACGTACAGCCCAGAATCTACAAAATAGTTACTGCAGTGTTCCTGAGTTGCCAACTATACCAGAGGTTGGATGTTTCAATGAAAGTGAGAG cGAAGACTCCTGTGAAGACATGAGCTGTGGAGAAGAAAGTCTTAGCAGTTCTCCTAGTGATCTAGAAGGCAACTTCTTCTTTGACCTCAAACCTAAATCTACATGA